Proteins from a single region of Paenibacillus sp. BIHB 4019:
- a CDS encoding glycosyltransferase translates to MKVRRLLWLLNHDTLSKFELPLIKNLGFEIYTPKSTIKEILQSSGSITFEYDHTLTIPEEDLKLLNEYDFFSTTNMPLYIKKIINEHFHTAITYTDTAFVLLRKLIHNFNGEIFFRAFGVGPSKFKNYTDLINFYFTENDHHKLKQISKRFWFSQCYSNLLEIEDDFYKKNAVYMPLGLPNEFYEIENEWIGNQDKILFFCTRIKYIAESEKVYNQFKKDFSGFDYIIAGNQPVPVDDEKVTGFLEREQLNELYKNCKVMYYHSTHPRHLHYHPLEAMIAGMPVVYMEGSLLSNLAKDTQQAGCCNNIKEARMKIKKIIGGDKELINNIINDQKGILHKFSYEYNKLLWEQNFIPIVNAPAPVLKESAKKIALFLTESEWSIYKEDYVQVVKMLNAGLKKLDEKNSITFNILGNKFDTNRDFMELLKDGVSIRDFKLQEVSLKSTIESLALLFQNEQLWHNSYIMPVDYARNYVDADYWLFLNHELDEPIAPIKPYGIYIDNLGERFYNTISDFRISNYKNASFLFTSSLQTKIDLVKHVGIAEEKISIIPFVFSDSHAEESPSIESYYLLEVDSKKINHIKRLLTDLQEYYRLSGRTEKVKIHLNNYKFDGNDDYDARIIFSNMIKESKFLKNKVTMYFDLKSNEYNALYSHAKKIIIIHDLKHVYFKLAKAMQYKKETILHNFPFYKDFENALNYTFNYKNFASNDNVLFEVFSESIEDKQVDAKLEHIHMNAMNEIAQVWRKLL, encoded by the coding sequence ATGAAAGTAAGAAGGTTGTTATGGCTATTAAATCACGACACACTGAGTAAGTTCGAATTGCCACTCATTAAAAATTTAGGTTTTGAAATTTACACACCCAAAAGTACAATAAAAGAAATTTTACAGTCAAGTGGTTCAATTACATTTGAATACGACCATACATTAACTATTCCAGAAGAAGATTTGAAATTGTTGAATGAATATGACTTTTTTTCTACAACAAATATGCCCTTATATATTAAAAAGATTATTAATGAGCACTTTCATACGGCTATTACATATACCGATACTGCTTTCGTATTGCTGCGCAAGCTGATTCATAATTTTAATGGAGAGATTTTTTTTCGTGCTTTTGGTGTAGGGCCTTCAAAGTTTAAAAATTACACTGACTTAATAAATTTCTACTTTACTGAAAATGACCATCATAAACTCAAACAAATCAGTAAACGTTTTTGGTTTTCTCAGTGCTATTCTAATCTTTTAGAAATAGAAGACGATTTTTATAAAAAAAATGCTGTTTATATGCCATTGGGATTACCAAATGAATTTTATGAGATTGAGAATGAATGGATAGGTAATCAAGATAAGATTTTGTTTTTTTGTACAAGAATTAAGTATATTGCGGAATCTGAAAAAGTTTATAATCAATTTAAAAAGGATTTTTCAGGTTTTGATTATATTATAGCGGGTAATCAACCAGTTCCTGTAGATGACGAGAAAGTTACGGGGTTCTTGGAAAGAGAGCAATTAAATGAGCTATATAAAAATTGCAAAGTAATGTATTATCACTCAACTCATCCTCGTCACTTGCATTATCACCCGTTGGAAGCCATGATTGCAGGAATGCCTGTTGTTTATATGGAAGGTAGCTTACTTAGTAATCTGGCTAAAGATACACAACAAGCAGGCTGCTGTAATAATATAAAAGAAGCTAGAATGAAAATCAAGAAAATTATTGGGGGAGATAAAGAGCTAATAAATAATATTATTAATGATCAGAAAGGAATATTGCATAAGTTCTCGTATGAATATAATAAACTCTTATGGGAACAAAACTTTATACCGATAGTAAATGCTCCAGCTCCTGTTTTAAAGGAAAGCGCTAAAAAAATTGCGTTATTTCTAACGGAAAGCGAGTGGAGTATTTACAAAGAAGATTATGTTCAAGTAGTTAAGATGTTAAATGCAGGTTTAAAGAAGTTAGATGAAAAAAACTCTATTACTTTTAATATATTAGGTAATAAATTTGATACAAATCGCGATTTTATGGAATTGCTCAAAGATGGTGTATCGATTAGAGATTTCAAGCTTCAGGAAGTTTCATTGAAAAGTACAATTGAGTCCTTAGCGCTCTTATTCCAAAATGAACAGTTATGGCATAACAGCTATATAATGCCAGTTGATTATGCGCGAAATTATGTAGATGCAGACTACTGGTTGTTTTTAAATCACGAGTTGGATGAACCTATTGCGCCAATCAAGCCATATGGTATTTATATTGATAATTTGGGAGAACGGTTTTATAATACGATTTCTGATTTCAGGATATCGAATTATAAAAATGCATCCTTCTTATTTACTAGTTCTCTACAAACAAAAATAGATTTAGTGAAACATGTAGGCATAGCAGAAGAAAAGATAAGTATTATCCCATTTGTTTTTTCAGATAGTCATGCAGAAGAAAGTCCTAGCATTGAATCATATTATCTTCTCGAGGTAGATAGTAAGAAAATAAATCATATAAAACGATTACTTACCGATCTTCAGGAATATTATAGATTAAGTGGGCGAACGGAAAAAGTGAAAATACACTTAAATAACTATAAGTTTGATGGTAACGATGATTATGATGCAAGGATTATATTTAGCAACATGATTAAAGAATCTAAATTTTTAAAAAATAAAGTAACAATGTATTTCGATTTGAAGAGCAACGAGTATAACGCTTTGTATTCGCATGCCAAGAAAATTATTATTATTCATGATTTGAAGCATGTATACTTTAAACTTGCAAAGGCTATGCAATACAAAAAAGAAACAATACTCCATAACTTCCCTTTCTATAAAGATTTTGAGAACGCCCTTAATTATACATTTAATTACAAAAACTTTGCTTCAAATGATAATGTGCTATTCGAAGTATTTTCAGAGTCAATAGAAGATAAACAGGTAGATGCTAAGCTTGAGCATATTCATATGAATGCAATGAATGAAATAGCTCAAGTATGGAGGAAGTTGTTGTGA
- a CDS encoding ABC transporter ATP-binding protein, protein MEKCYIRLNDVNLYYPSHIYNATTLKQEVFSLLKLQKKKETLDNVHALRNFSLEVKEGDKLGIIGHNGAGKSTLLKTIAGIYPIKSGSLEVKGEIRSLFDLALGFDLESTGRENIMYRGLLLGEIPRRIKEQEQAIIDFAGLGEFIDYPIRSYSSGMLIRLAFAISTSISGEILLLDEVIGAGDASFALKAKERMTGLMSRAKILVLVSHDLATIRDVCNRVILVRQGQIIKDGAPDEVISYYKSSI, encoded by the coding sequence ATGGAAAAGTGCTATATAAGGCTCAATGATGTCAATCTTTATTACCCATCACACATATATAATGCAACTACTTTAAAGCAAGAAGTATTCTCTTTACTAAAGTTGCAGAAAAAAAAAGAAACATTAGACAATGTACATGCACTTAGAAATTTCAGTTTAGAAGTAAAAGAGGGAGATAAACTCGGCATAATTGGTCACAATGGTGCGGGCAAGAGTACATTACTGAAGACTATTGCGGGAATATATCCTATTAAATCGGGGTCACTTGAGGTAAAGGGAGAAATACGATCCTTATTTGATTTAGCCTTAGGTTTTGACCTCGAATCGACGGGTCGAGAAAATATTATGTATCGTGGATTGTTGCTTGGGGAAATTCCAAGACGTATTAAGGAACAAGAACAGGCAATTATTGATTTTGCAGGGTTAGGTGAATTCATTGATTATCCTATAAGATCTTACTCATCAGGAATGTTGATTAGGCTTGCATTTGCGATTTCTACTTCAATTTCTGGGGAGATTCTTTTACTGGATGAGGTTATTGGGGCTGGAGATGCATCCTTTGCATTGAAAGCAAAAGAAAGAATGACAGGGCTTATGAGCCGGGCAAAAATTTTAGTATTGGTTTCGCATGATCTTGCCACAATACGAGATGTTTGTAATCGTGTAATTCTTGTTCGACAAGGACAAATTATTAAAGATGGCGCTCCTGATGAAGTGATTAGTTATTATAAAAGTTCAATATAA
- a CDS encoding ABC transporter permease yields the protein MSDYMKKIYQTRYFWMHLVNAELKNKFRRSKLGILWTFMNPLLLTLLMSAVFGTVFNMSFTDYAPYVLSGLIVWDLISASFIGGGYSIMTGEQYIRQFNHPVIIYTLRSALVTTVTFVLAMTSLAVWMLFTRPEHVVLGIMTLPLTIMLYFCLSWSITTIAGFTNAKYRDYPQVMALVIQAVWYVSPVFFKKEMFTSNPTLGALFNLNPITHILALVREPFLYGAMPTISNYTFTIGTIILFAGIAVWVNKNNHNKVIFYL from the coding sequence GTGAGTGATTATATGAAGAAAATATATCAAACAAGATACTTTTGGATGCATCTTGTAAACGCCGAGCTTAAAAATAAGTTTAGACGATCAAAATTAGGAATCTTGTGGACGTTTATGAATCCTTTGTTGCTTACTTTATTGATGTCAGCTGTATTCGGCACCGTATTTAATATGTCTTTTACCGACTATGCTCCATATGTATTATCTGGATTAATTGTTTGGGACTTAATTAGCGCCTCTTTTATTGGTGGAGGCTATTCGATTATGACAGGAGAGCAATACATTCGTCAATTTAATCATCCTGTTATTATATATACTCTTAGATCAGCTTTAGTAACTACAGTTACGTTTGTATTAGCGATGACCTCATTGGCTGTTTGGATGTTATTCACTAGGCCAGAGCATGTGGTATTGGGTATCATGACATTGCCTTTAACAATCATGTTGTATTTTTGCTTGTCGTGGTCGATTACAACGATTGCAGGGTTTACTAATGCGAAATATCGTGATTACCCACAAGTAATGGCTCTCGTAATTCAAGCGGTATGGTATGTATCACCTGTCTTTTTTAAGAAAGAAATGTTTACTTCAAATCCTACTTTGGGAGCACTGTTTAATCTCAATCCTATAACACATATTTTGGCTCTTGTTAGAGAGCCCTTTTTATATGGCGCAATGCCGACAATTAGCAATTACACCTTTACAATTGGAACTATTATTTTGTTTGCAGGAATAGCAGTGTGGGTTAATAAAAACAATCACAATAAAGTAATATTTTATCTATAA
- a CDS encoding DegT/DnrJ/EryC1/StrS family aminotransferase → MKAVRSIPLAGPVLNGNERKYVMDCIDTGWISSNGKYVNEFEQKFAQFCGVDHALSCANGTVALHLPLLAYGVGAGDEILVPTFTYIATANAVKYCGATPVLVDCEPDTWNMDPQKLEEKITANTKGIIVVHLYGHPANMEQIMKVAKKHNLFVIEDAAEAHGAECNGQIVGSIGDVGTFSFFGNKIISTGEGGMITTNNKELADKMRLLRGQGMDPKRRYWFEVVGYNYRMTNMQAAIGLGQLENIEWHLDKRRSVANNYIELFAPYSEWFTIQPELSWAKHSYWMVSILLQAKVKISRDDLMKLLDEDGIETRPLFYPMHQMPPYYDTDNYPVADDVSARGFNVPTNALLSEMDMNYICERIVFHCKANG, encoded by the coding sequence ATGAAAGCAGTTAGAAGTATTCCATTGGCAGGACCAGTTTTGAATGGCAATGAAAGAAAATATGTTATGGACTGTATTGATACTGGTTGGATTTCTTCAAATGGAAAATATGTGAATGAGTTTGAACAAAAGTTTGCACAATTTTGCGGTGTAGATCATGCTTTAAGCTGTGCGAATGGGACTGTAGCGTTGCATTTGCCATTGCTTGCTTATGGAGTAGGGGCTGGTGACGAAATACTTGTACCAACCTTTACATATATAGCGACAGCAAATGCTGTTAAGTATTGTGGCGCTACTCCTGTTTTAGTTGATTGCGAACCAGATACTTGGAATATGGACCCGCAAAAGCTTGAAGAAAAAATCACAGCAAACACGAAAGGCATAATCGTAGTTCATTTATATGGACATCCTGCAAATATGGAGCAAATTATGAAAGTTGCTAAAAAACATAATTTATTTGTCATTGAAGATGCTGCGGAAGCACATGGTGCTGAGTGTAACGGACAAATTGTTGGTTCTATAGGGGATGTTGGTACATTCAGTTTTTTTGGTAACAAAATTATTTCTACAGGAGAAGGTGGAATGATTACGACCAATAATAAGGAACTTGCTGATAAAATGAGATTGCTTAGAGGACAAGGAATGGATCCTAAGAGAAGATATTGGTTTGAAGTTGTGGGGTATAATTACCGAATGACAAACATGCAAGCCGCAATTGGCTTAGGGCAATTAGAAAATATAGAGTGGCATTTGGACAAGCGTAGGAGTGTAGCAAATAATTATATTGAGCTTTTTGCGCCTTATTCAGAATGGTTTACTATTCAACCAGAACTATCTTGGGCAAAACATTCTTATTGGATGGTTTCCATTTTACTTCAAGCTAAAGTTAAAATTAGCAGAGATGATTTGATGAAATTATTAGACGAAGATGGAATTGAAACAAGACCACTTTTTTATCCTATGCATCAAATGCCTCCATACTATGATACGGACAACTATCCAGTAGCAGATGATGTATCTGCTAGAGGATTTAATGTCCCAACAAATGCTTTACTCAGTGAGATGGATATGAATTATATTTGTGAGAGAATTGTTTTTCATTGTAAAGCAAATGGCTAA
- a CDS encoding acetyltransferase: protein MNILERDKVVVVGGGGHAKVILDILHTIENIDVVGFTAQESNILSLYDIPYLGDDSVLPALLEQGVTSFIIAIGDNNLRRKLYYKMLELGFTPVNAISPSAIISTSAQIGKGVAIMPGVVVNSFSQINDNVIINTRAGIDHDCIIGAHAHVAPGATLAGSVSIGEGTFIGTGCSVIPEITIGNWTVVGAGSTVISALPSNVKVVGVPAKKFI from the coding sequence ATGAATATCCTAGAACGTGATAAAGTGGTCGTTGTAGGTGGCGGGGGCCATGCAAAGGTTATCTTGGACATTTTGCATACTATTGAAAATATAGATGTAGTAGGTTTTACTGCACAAGAGAGTAACATTTTAAGTTTGTATGATATTCCGTATCTTGGTGATGATTCTGTATTGCCAGCACTTTTGGAACAAGGTGTTACTTCATTTATTATTGCGATAGGTGATAATAATTTACGCAGAAAGCTATATTATAAAATGCTTGAGCTTGGTTTTACACCTGTGAATGCGATAAGTCCTTCCGCCATTATTTCTACTTCTGCCCAGATAGGTAAAGGGGTTGCAATTATGCCAGGAGTTGTCGTCAACTCTTTTTCACAAATAAATGATAATGTCATTATAAACACACGGGCTGGGATAGATCATGATTGTATAATAGGTGCGCATGCTCATGTCGCTCCTGGTGCTACTTTAGCTGGTAGTGTTTCCATAGGAGAGGGCACATTTATAGGTACTGGATGCAGTGTGATTCCGGAAATAACTATAGGAAATTGGACAGTAGTTGGAGCAGGATCAACAGTCATTTCTGCACTCCCTTCAAATGTTAAAGTTGTAGGTGTCCCCGCAAAAAAATTCATATAA
- a CDS encoding GDP-mannose 4,6-dehydratase: MKALITGVSGFVGTLLSEKLIENGYEVSGFSRRATSHKNIEYYPCDITDSSNVEEIIRKIQPDEIYHLAGSSFIPSSYTNTMQTYDTIVNGTLVLYEAIRKLDIDCKVLFVGSGEVYGEDKRSSYNEGDLLQPSNPYAGAKASADLISEQYFKTFGMRIIRARPFNHTGPKQSPHFVCSNFAKQISEMEVNGDNCISVGNINVQRDFLDVRDVVNAYLKLMKYGENGEAYNVSSNKPVFISELLNMLLSTSSLKDPIIEIEAVRLRVKDVAIKAGDNTKLRLHTGWKPEIQLLETMKDLLDYWRDYQAQVGDDKDEYPRT; the protein is encoded by the coding sequence ATGAAAGCTCTTATAACTGGAGTAAGCGGCTTTGTTGGAACTCTATTAAGTGAGAAGCTCATTGAAAATGGATATGAGGTATCTGGATTTTCAAGGAGGGCAACAAGCCATAAAAATATTGAATATTATCCTTGTGATATTACTGATAGCTCCAATGTAGAAGAGATTATTAGAAAAATACAGCCTGATGAAATTTATCATTTAGCAGGCTCTTCTTTTATTCCCTCCTCGTATACTAATACGATGCAGACGTATGACACTATTGTTAACGGGACTTTAGTTTTATATGAAGCGATCCGTAAGTTGGATATTGATTGCAAGGTATTATTCGTAGGCTCTGGAGAGGTTTATGGCGAGGATAAAAGAAGTTCCTATAACGAAGGTGATCTATTGCAGCCAAGCAATCCGTATGCAGGTGCAAAAGCTAGTGCTGATTTAATTAGTGAACAATATTTCAAAACCTTCGGTATGAGAATTATAAGAGCTCGTCCATTTAACCATACCGGACCTAAACAATCGCCGCATTTTGTTTGCTCTAATTTTGCAAAACAGATTTCCGAGATGGAAGTTAATGGAGACAACTGCATCTCCGTGGGAAATATTAATGTACAACGTGATTTTCTTGATGTTAGAGATGTAGTGAATGCCTATTTAAAGCTAATGAAGTATGGGGAAAATGGAGAAGCATATAATGTATCTTCCAATAAGCCTGTATTTATTTCAGAGCTGTTAAATATGCTGCTCTCAACGTCGTCTCTCAAAGACCCAATTATTGAAATAGAAGCTGTTAGGCTAAGAGTAAAAGATGTTGCGATTAAAGCAGGAGATAATACAAAACTTAGGCTTCATACGGGGTGGAAACCTGAAATCCAGCTCCTAGAAACGATGAAGGATTTGCTTGACTATTGGAGAGATTATCAAGCTCAAGTAGGTGATGATAAAGATGAATATCCTAGAACGTGA
- the gmd gene encoding GDP-mannose 4,6-dehydratase has translation MTQKHALITGITGQDGSYLADLLLEKGYKVFALRRRTSVPVLENIEHIQDKIEIIDGDLLDLSSLIHAMNISNPDEVYNLAAQSFVGTSWDQPILTGQVTAIGVSNMLEAVRIVKPDARYYQASSSEMFGKVVETPQTEATPFYPRSPYGVAKVYGHWMTVNYRESFNMFACSGILFNHESPRRGIEFVTRKITNAVARIKLGLQTELRLGNLDAMRDWGFAKDYVECMWLMLQQEQPDDYVIATGEMHSVREFCEIAFSYVGLNYEDYVVTDPKFFRAAEVDLLLGNPAKAISKLGWNPQKTTFKQLVQLMVDTDLKKEKHKHSEILVAGPKV, from the coding sequence ATGACACAAAAACACGCACTTATCACAGGAATTACTGGACAAGACGGATCTTATCTAGCAGATTTATTATTAGAAAAAGGCTATAAGGTATTCGCACTAAGAAGAAGGACTAGTGTACCTGTTCTGGAGAACATCGAACATATTCAAGATAAAATTGAAATCATTGATGGTGATTTGCTTGATTTGAGTTCACTTATTCATGCGATGAATATTTCTAATCCGGATGAAGTATACAATTTGGCCGCACAGTCTTTTGTAGGGACTTCTTGGGATCAGCCTATTTTAACAGGGCAAGTAACTGCTATTGGCGTAAGTAATATGCTCGAAGCCGTGCGTATTGTGAAGCCTGATGCCCGTTATTATCAAGCATCGAGCAGTGAAATGTTTGGTAAAGTTGTGGAAACTCCCCAGACAGAAGCTACTCCTTTTTATCCAAGAAGCCCTTATGGTGTAGCAAAAGTATATGGTCATTGGATGACTGTAAATTATCGTGAAAGCTTCAATATGTTTGCATGCTCAGGTATATTGTTTAATCACGAATCACCACGTCGGGGCATTGAATTTGTAACAAGGAAAATAACAAATGCTGTCGCAAGAATCAAGTTAGGGTTGCAGACAGAGCTACGGTTGGGAAATCTTGATGCGATGCGCGATTGGGGATTCGCCAAGGACTATGTTGAATGTATGTGGCTGATGCTTCAACAGGAACAACCAGATGATTATGTTATTGCTACTGGGGAAATGCACTCTGTCCGAGAGTTTTGTGAAATAGCATTCAGCTATGTAGGTTTGAATTATGAAGATTATGTCGTTACAGACCCTAAATTCTTCAGAGCGGCTGAAGTAGACCTGTTGCTTGGCAACCCGGCTAAAGCGATAAGTAAATTGGGTTGGAACCCACAAAAGACAACATTTAAGCAACTAGTACAGCTAATGGTAGATACAGATTTGAAAAAAGAAAAACATAAACATAGTGAAATACTAGTGGCCGGGCCTAAAGTTTAA
- a CDS encoding mannose-1-phosphate guanylyltransferase: MTTTCLIMAGGKGERFWPRSRVNLPKQFLNISGNKSMIQQTIDRLQIFIPIEQIFIITNELYAELIKAQIPNLPADNIIIEPIGRNTAPCVGLASIIIEEKYPDSSMIVIPSDHIIKNETEFVNILQTAVLASKEGENLITLGITPTYPETGYGYIESTDETFELNGLNVHKVNKFVEKPNEEKANDYLKAGNYYWNSGIFVWRVAVVRDYIRKLMPEMHDLLETMKMAFKENDRNTVIKAEFPKMPDQSIDYGIMEKASDIHVIPCIFGWDDVGSWTALERINDVDDNGNVTNGNTLNIDTKRCIIESNGKLIATLGVEDLIIVETEDVTLICKKDKAQEIKSLIKELKIQKLERYL; this comes from the coding sequence ATGACAACAACTTGTTTGATTATGGCGGGTGGAAAAGGCGAAAGGTTCTGGCCTAGAAGTCGAGTGAACTTGCCAAAGCAGTTTCTGAATATATCGGGCAACAAGTCGATGATTCAGCAAACTATTGATCGGTTGCAAATTTTTATACCTATCGAGCAAATTTTTATTATTACGAATGAGTTATATGCTGAATTAATTAAGGCTCAAATTCCTAATCTACCTGCGGATAACATTATTATAGAGCCTATCGGACGCAATACTGCTCCTTGTGTAGGGCTTGCTTCAATTATTATTGAAGAGAAGTATCCTGACAGCTCAATGATTGTAATTCCATCCGATCATATCATTAAAAACGAAACTGAATTTGTGAATATATTGCAAACAGCAGTATTGGCCAGCAAAGAAGGAGAGAACTTAATTACCTTAGGCATTACTCCTACTTATCCAGAAACAGGATACGGGTATATAGAGAGTACGGATGAAACTTTCGAATTAAATGGTTTGAATGTTCATAAAGTGAACAAATTCGTAGAGAAACCAAATGAAGAAAAAGCGAATGATTATTTAAAAGCAGGAAATTACTATTGGAATAGCGGAATTTTCGTATGGAGAGTAGCTGTTGTCAGAGATTATATTCGAAAGCTTATGCCTGAAATGCATGATTTATTAGAGACAATGAAAATGGCGTTTAAAGAAAATGATAGAAATACGGTTATTAAAGCTGAATTCCCAAAAATGCCTGATCAGTCAATTGATTACGGCATTATGGAAAAAGCAAGCGATATACATGTGATTCCCTGCATTTTCGGCTGGGATGATGTGGGCAGTTGGACCGCATTGGAACGTATAAATGATGTTGATGATAATGGTAATGTGACCAATGGCAACACATTAAATATCGATACCAAACGATGTATTATTGAAAGTAACGGTAAGCTCATTGCTACTTTAGGTGTTGAGGATCTAATTATTGTAGAGACTGAAGATGTAACCCTGATTTGTAAGAAAGACAAGGCCCAAGAGATAAAATCTCTCATTAAAGAGCTTAAAATTCAAAAATTAGAGCGATACTTATAA
- a CDS encoding glycosyltransferase, with protein sequence MIQILTIISLVVSVIKRIIYRFLYKTSSFFKPVLVRLVPSTIRRYAKEKLLATAEPLNKSTFKIHNNGALKGVNLLGYARAEMGVGESCRLAANSLNAANIPFGVLNFTGTSSSRMADTTWMHKEVSEPIFDVNVFHINAEQMPEINVLYGNKLFEGKYNIGYWHWELSEFPDEWLNSFRYVDEIWVPSTFVGDAIALKSPVPVVKIPHSIEVRIKENRDRSYFELPESAFLFLTMYDVKSSQERKNPRASIIAFKLAFEPNNLKVGLVVKINRYKSNDNDLILLKELIGEYQNIYLLDETISRNDVNALISITDCFISLHRSEGFGLGFAEAMYLGKPVIGTNWSSNVDFMNDKNACLVDYELVQLGQDYGPYKSDQHWAEPDVLHAAEYMKKLVNDQQYYERIAAGGERYIKEFHSPVVIGKLIQKRLDYIYNWQFGG encoded by the coding sequence GTGATACAAATCCTTACAATAATATCTTTGGTGGTGTCTGTAATAAAAAGAATAATTTATCGTTTTTTATATAAAACGTCCAGTTTTTTTAAACCGGTGTTGGTTCGTCTAGTTCCTTCTACTATCAGGCGCTATGCTAAGGAAAAGTTATTAGCAACAGCTGAACCTTTAAATAAAAGCACATTTAAAATTCATAATAATGGTGCTCTTAAGGGAGTTAATCTACTTGGTTATGCTAGAGCTGAAATGGGAGTTGGTGAATCTTGCAGATTAGCTGCAAACAGCTTAAACGCGGCCAATATACCGTTTGGAGTTCTTAACTTTACAGGTACTAGCAGCTCAAGGATGGCTGACACAACTTGGATGCATAAAGAAGTATCAGAGCCAATCTTCGATGTTAATGTATTTCATATCAATGCGGAACAGATGCCTGAGATAAATGTGTTATATGGTAATAAATTATTTGAGGGGAAATACAATATTGGTTATTGGCACTGGGAGTTGTCGGAGTTTCCTGACGAGTGGCTTAATAGCTTTAGATATGTGGATGAGATTTGGGTTCCCTCTACCTTTGTTGGGGATGCCATAGCACTAAAAAGTCCTGTTCCGGTTGTAAAAATTCCGCACTCAATAGAAGTGAGAATAAAGGAAAATCGCGACCGTTCATATTTCGAATTACCAGAGTCAGCCTTTCTTTTCCTTACAATGTACGATGTGAAAAGCTCTCAGGAACGTAAAAATCCCCGTGCGTCCATTATTGCATTTAAATTAGCTTTTGAACCGAATAATTTAAAGGTTGGATTAGTAGTTAAAATCAACCGTTATAAGAGCAATGACAACGATTTGATTTTGCTTAAAGAGTTAATTGGCGAGTATCAAAATATTTACTTATTAGATGAAACGATTAGTAGAAATGATGTCAATGCTTTAATTAGCATAACAGATTGTTTTATCTCGTTACATCGCAGCGAGGGATTTGGTTTGGGCTTCGCAGAGGCCATGTATCTCGGTAAACCAGTGATTGGCACGAATTGGTCCTCTAATGTAGATTTCATGAATGATAAAAATGCATGTCTTGTCGATTATGAATTAGTGCAATTAGGACAAGATTACGGGCCATATAAGTCGGATCAGCATTGGGCGGAGCCTGACGTGCTCCATGCAGCAGAATATATGAAGAAGTTGGTGAACGATCAACAATATTATGAGAGGATTGCTGCTGGAGGGGAAAGGTACATAAAAGAGTTTCACTCTCCAGTTGTAATTGGGAAGCTAATTCAAAAAAGACTGGACTATATTTATAACTGGCAGTTTGGAGGATGA
- a CDS encoding HAD family phosphatase, translated as MNWKFLFDLDGTLTQKELLPEIAKEVGIFEEVNELTYKTINGMIPFHISFQQRVDLFKNIKISKVREIVDSIPLNPQILAFIQEYKEQCFIVTGNLDVWVKPLCDRIGVKSYTSIAISNNDFVTGIESILDKETVALHIPKPFVAIGEGNNDAGMIKNATIGIGYGGVHAPADSVLACATHAIYDEVKLCQFLKQLL; from the coding sequence ATGAACTGGAAATTTTTATTTGATTTGGACGGTACACTTACCCAAAAAGAGTTGCTCCCGGAAATCGCTAAGGAAGTAGGCATATTTGAGGAAGTAAATGAGCTCACCTACAAAACAATAAACGGGATGATACCGTTCCATATTAGTTTTCAACAACGAGTTGACTTATTCAAAAATATAAAAATTTCAAAGGTCAGAGAAATTGTTGACTCTATTCCTTTAAATCCTCAAATTCTTGCTTTTATACAAGAATATAAGGAACAATGTTTTATCGTAACAGGAAATCTGGATGTTTGGGTCAAGCCACTTTGTGATCGTATTGGAGTTAAAAGCTATACTTCGATTGCAATCAGCAATAATGACTTCGTTACCGGAATAGAATCCATATTGGACAAAGAAACGGTAGCTTTGCATATTCCTAAGCCCTTCGTAGCCATTGGCGAAGGTAACAATGATGCAGGAATGATAAAAAATGCAACGATTGGAATTGGTTATGGTGGTGTGCATGCGCCTGCTGATTCCGTGCTTGCCTGTGCAACACATGCTATTTACGATGAGGTGAAATTATGTCAGTTTCTAAAACAATTGTTATAA